A section of the Cydia amplana chromosome 15, ilCydAmpl1.1, whole genome shotgun sequence genome encodes:
- the LOC134654825 gene encoding uncharacterized protein LOC134654825: METDVLVTPPVAETEKRTFDEQFITEFETLSELWNSHHQDYTNKLKRQKGYNKLLTVFKRYKPNATVDDVRKKINSLRSNYRRELRRIAETHRNGDVYTPRSKSFKLLSFLYDTEMPDYTEQNPQTVDVFVKCEEPETTESLHLSMSPVHEAFDYDSISPTQTSKSEQPASQPVRSPIYQQVVHPLLQTAKETFHDYNSISASPTIQDSKSNVCEPAFLSSARNPYQQVQPLQDTTAWSLAHIWSQKLEKMEPMQRLLAEKAINDVLFEAELGNLNRNSVKINECTDGDK; encoded by the exons ATGGAGACGGACGTGCTTGTAACGCCGCCCGTGGCTGAGACCGAAAAACGTACATTTGACGAACAGTTCATAACCGAATTCGAGACTCTCTCAGAACTATGGAACTCCCACCATCAGGATTACACTAATAAACTAAAAAGGCAGAAAGGATACAACAAGTTGTTGACTGTTTTTAAACGATACAAGCCGAATGCCACGGTGGACGATGTGCGtaagaaaataaacagtttgagGTCGAATTATAGACGGGAGTTGAGGAGGATAGCGGAGACGCACAGAAACGGGGATGTTTACACGCCAAGGTCCAAGTCGTTTAAGCTGCTTAGTTTTTTGTATGACACGGAGATGCCTGATTACACTGAACAG AACCCGCAGACAGTAGATGTGTTTGTAAAATGTGAAGAACCAGAAACAACGGAGTCACTGCATCTTTCAATGTCTCCCGTCCACGAAGCCTTTGATTACGATAGCATATCACCTACACAAACCAGTAAAAGCGAACAACCAGCCTCTCAACCAGTTCGAAGTCCAATCTATCAACAAGTCGTACATCCATTACTGCAAACCGCAAAGGAAACGTTTCACGACTACAATAGCATATCAGCATCACCAACAATACAAGACAGTAAAAGCAATGTATGTGAACCAGCCTTTCTGTCATCGGCTCGAAATCCGTATCAACAAGTTCAACCTTTGCAAGACACTACAGCTTGGTCACTAGCGCACATTTGGTCTCAAAAGCTGGAGAAAATGGAGCCGATGCAAAGATTATTAGCAGAGAAAGCTATCAATGATGTGTTGTTTGAGGCGGAATTGGGGAATCTGAATAGGAATTCTGTTAAGATTAATGAATGTACCGATGGAGACAAATAG